The following nucleotide sequence is from Arvicola amphibius chromosome 1, mArvAmp1.2, whole genome shotgun sequence.
gatcccctgagaccggagtgatagatggttgtgagttgagatgtgggtgctgggaaccgaacctgggtcctgttCAAGACCAGCTGGTGCTCCTaacactgaaacatctctccagttcctattTGTCCCTcccattttttgagatagggtctcactgtgtcgcTCTAACCagactagaactcacagagatctgcctgcttctgtctcccaaatcctgagacTAAAGCCATGTGCACTACACCCGAAGGAAGCTGGCTTTCTGTTAGGAACAGAGGCTTGAGCAAATGGCTACACCAGTCCCGTTCCTGTctctctcactcctcctcctactcccatCCTCAGCCCTGACACAGCTCTGCCATCAGACCCTCCCTCCTTTGAAAGGGCCTTGGAGGTGTTAGTGTGGAGGGGACTGAGCCACTTCAGAGGGACACTGAAGCTCGGACTTGACCTTCAAGGTGCTGACCCTTTTATAGGGAGGCTGGCCAGTTCTGGTTAAAATTCTGCTAATGAGAAGCATTTAGCAGTGGGGGAGGTGCAGCACTTAGAAAACACAgccaggaagatcaggagttcaagatcatctctGGCCtcatagggagtttgaggccagtatggactacatgaggctttgtctcaaaaagaaacaaacagggctggaaagagACAGCTgggaggttaagaacactggctgctcttccagaggacccaggtccaagTCACCCACATCATGGCTTGTAACtgtctgcaacttcagttccaggggcccgacaccctcttctgacttcatgtggtgcacagattcaggcatatacacacataaaataatgttaaaatggtTAGAAGGTGGacttaaaaaaaacaccaaatgaAATGAACAATAATAGCAAAACAGCAGAGAAGCATTTGGCACTGCAAATGTGTAATCTCCTTCCCTGGTTTCTCACCACAGCCTCACGTTGTGCATTGGGTGGGGCTGAAACCCTGGTCTGACTAGAGTGGCTAGGCCAAAgctgtgcatgggtattttgcctgcacgtatgtctgtgtgccatatgtgtgcctgatgttctcagaagtcagaagagggcatcagaagcccggaactggagtaacagatggttgtgacgactgtgtgggtgctgggaaccaaacctgagtcctctcggggagcagccagtgctcttaaatgcttaGCCATATCTACGGCCCTTGAACTGAATTCTGAGCAATAGCTAACTAGAGGCCTTATGCTATGGCCTGGTCCAGCTTTCCTGGTGGGAAGAACCAACCAGCTTATCCCTCTTGGGGGGATGCAGCCCCATCACACGGAGGAGACACCTTGAGGTGATCAGCCTATCACAAGTGAGGGGAGGTCAGCGCGTGAGAGAACGGGGCCTTTCACTGTAGGCAAAGCTGTTGCCATGGTAACTGTAGGAGGGACCTGGATGGCATTCTGGCTCCTTCTCAGGATTTCTCAGCAAAATCATGGTTGACTGAGGTCACCTGACTGAGCTTATATTTCAAGTTTCACCCTTTTTCAGCCCTGTTTTACAGAGTCAGCTGAAGCTCTCCAGGGCAACGGAAGCAGTGACCAGCAGTGCATTCCGCAGAGGGAAGAGGCTAGAAGGAAACAGGACTGTGTTCAGAAGTGCAGCCCAGGGAGTGGACTGGGCTGCTGCTGTCCTGTGACTTCTGGGAAGCTCTGGAGGTGGCAGAAGCTGGTACTGAGTTGCTGAAACTGTATGACAGGTTTGGCAGATGAATCTGCAAGTGCAAACTGCTTCTGAGCCCTGATACTGCCATGCTTTTTCTAtgatgtagctctggctgtcctgaaaactcACTcttagacaaggctagcctcaaactctcacaGATCcccctggctctgtctcccaagtggtaagattaaaggtgtgcaccaccaagcccagtcaGACAGTCCTGCTTTTTGAAGAAGGTTCTGTATGTTGAAACCCCagatttttctgcttttgtgggATCTCAGGGTGGGGAAGACGCCTCAGTGGGTGGAGCGCTGACTGGGGAGCATGAGGTCCTGACTGTGGATCCCCAGCGACTGCGACGAAGCTGGGCAGGGTagtgcttgcctgtaatcccagcactgagggtaCAGAGGGCCAGATCCCAGGTCAGCCAGTCGGTCTAGGCAAgcggtgagctccaggttcagtgagagatcctgtcttgaaaaataatgtggtggtgcatgcctttaatcccagcactcggaaggcagaggcaggcagatctctgtgagttcgagaccagcctggtctacagacaagttccaggagaggctccaaaactacagagaaaccctgtctcgaaacaacaacgagcaaacaaagaaaaagaaaagtggaaagtGACAAGGAAAACACCTGAAATCAATCTCtggcatacatgtacatacacacctgcacacacatatgcacacatacatacctgctcATACagacacatgatacacacacacctgctcatacagacacacaagcctgtagatacatacacacacccatacatgtatatacatatacatacatacacacagagtagaGTCAGAGCCAGAGACCGGTTTTAACTGAATATCTCAGAAGGAGCAATTCTGCTCATTTAAGGAAAAGAATACtgacttttatgtttctttttcaattttttgttctgcttttgggtttgagtttttgctttctgtgttgttgtgtatgatgtgtgtaggTACAGGCACATACATGTCACAGAAtgtacatggaagtcagaggaaagcttttgggagctggttctctccttccaccatgtgggttccaggagtCAGActcatcaagcttggtggcaggtgcctgcGCCTGCATCACCCAGCCTTGTTCTGTGTTTGTTTGCTCTAAGTTTTAAGATTTAAACAGTTTTGTCAATAAATAATAGAAGAAACAAGTTATTTTTCtggcaaaaaaaattttaaggcaaCTAAAAATGATAGGAAAACTTAGTGGTATTTTACCTGTCCTTGCCCCTCACCTTCCCATCCCCCCAAATCCCCACCCAGGATTAGTGGTTGGTTGTTAAAATTCGGGTCTTAAATGTTCCTTGTCCTTGCCCCGCCCCCTCTGGTCCCTTGTTGCAGTTTGGATCTTAaatgtttccaaaaataaatcatgtgttgagtctggttttgttttttgagacaggtgtcaccatgtagcccaggctaccctggaactcaccctaATCAGCCACTGGAGTGTTAGGCTTCCAGCGGCCATAAAACAATGAGGAGGTGGGGCTTAGTGGAAGTAAGTTGGGTCCCTCAGGCCACACCTTTCAAAGGGTTCGCGGGACTCTGTCTTTTTGCTTCCATCCTGTCAAACAACAGCATTTTTACCTCATCACCAGCACCTCTGATGTTTTCCCTGCCACAGCCCAAAGGGATGGGACCAAATGACCAAGGTTTGAAACTTCTAAAACCCTTTATGAGTTTTTACATTAGGGATTTTGCTACAGCCACAGAAAATCAGCTCACACAGGGGTGGTGGTGAAAACCCAAGTCATTGGCTCCTAGGGAGGGGGAGCCGACCTTGTTAGAAAAGAACAAGGTCATGTTTCAATATGTCTAGGAACCCATCCAAGGGACTGATGCCAAGCACGCGTCTGTGTTTTCCCTACTCGGAAGTCTCAGGAGGGAAAAGCAAGTCAAAGACAGTTCTCTAAGACACAACAGGGCAAATTAATGCCCCATTCCTGTCTGCAGTAAAGATTACAGGTGAGGCAAACAATAGCTCAAAATCTGGCAGGAAGACCTGGGAGGGATTTTTTGTGGCAAACTGAAACACTCCCTCAAATACTGAGGAATTTAGAAAGCCAGGTGCATGCGCAGTGAGGTGCCTATGAGAATCGGCTTTCACCCCAGCAGGTCcttggggtggggagtgagggcTGAATTGTAAGCAGCTTGGTCGCTGCTGAGGACAGACTTCAATACAGAGTGAGAAGCCGTGCTGCCTTTCTGGACAGAGGTCACCAGTGGGAATGTAGACCATATcttccaaaatttattttttatttttttattttttttggtttttcgagacagggtttctctgtagcttttttggagcctgtcctggaactagctcttgtagaccaggttggcctcgaactcacagagatccgcctgcctctgcctcccgagtgctgggattaaaggcgtgcgccaccgccgcccggcttcttccaaaatttaaaacagattttgaGTCAGACATGGTATGCATGCCATAATTCCAGCATTGGAGAACACAAGGTAAGAGAATCAATGTGAAGACAGCCCTGGACTCTGTACTAAGACTATCTCAGGGCAGTcttggtggtgctcacctttaatgctagcactcaggaggcagaggcaggaggactctctatgagttggaagccagcctggtctacagagtgagttccaggattgccaggactacatagagagactatctcaaaacaaacaaaccacaaaaagaaaatctctatctcgaaaacacaaacagtaaaataataaagcagtCAGATGTGCCAGCTATAGTGCAAACCTATGATCCCAACACGCCAGAGGTAGTGGCAGGAGGTTCACAAGGTCAAGCCCATCCTGGACTACAGTAGCGAGatactatttaaaacaataataataaaataaaacagggttACTCAGAGTGGAGCGGCACCCAGTGCCCACTCTAGCACATGCTCACTTCACCTCCCTCCACTGCAGCCCCTTCTCAGCCCACAAAAGCTGTCAAGCCTTTCCTCTATGTACACTATTTATTTTGAAGCTCTACTTTAATAGTATTTTTTCCAAAGTTTATTATTCTAAAAGCTCcatttgtgaagaaaaaaaagttaaaaacagaagcagacagatctctgagttggaagccagcatggtctacagagcgagttccaggacagccagagctacacggagaaaccctggcTCCAGAAAACAAACGAAATTCTCACGGGGCACAAAGTCTCATTTCTGAGCTCTGTATCTACAAAACCTGTGCTGAGAGGCTCTGAACTTTTCTCCGAAGCCTGTCTTCAGTGAAAAGTGCAGAACCTGCATGTGCAGGCCCTGCCCCAGCGCCCAGCACAGCCTTGGCAGGGAGCTGGCACTCCCGAGCAACGGTATCACTCTGTGAAACAGAGTTCTCCCAAAATTCGGGCCCCTACAGTCAGTGaaagcccccacccaccccagccaACGCTGTCACTCCAGGGCTCCTTACACACAGTGTTCTGCCCTAAGGATGCCTCCTGACTtggttttttaaaagtcaagtatTTATTAAGTATAATTGCTGAAGCAGTTGAAGTGCATGCCCTTCCCCCACATTTCAGCTAAAGATTTCATGGTTCCCTTCATCCACAAACACTAGGTGCCTTCAGTGTACAGTGGCTGGTGTTGCACAAGCCTTCTGCTtcaatgtgtgtgttggggcaacTATATGTAGATAAAATGTTTCCAtcctggggaaagagagaggaaacagtAGCGCGGGATTAGCAGATAACATCAAGCGAAGAGCTGCTGGGCAAAATCTGGGTTCCAGTCTTAGATGGCAACCACCCCTGCGCTGTCCTTcttaggagaaagaaaagtagagCAGTGACCCATCCCATGGCACGTTCTGAAAGCTGGAATACTTACCCACCGGACACAAGGTCGGTTGGTGGGCAAATACGACCGTATCGTATCGGGGACACTAAGTTTCTTCATTTTGCTACTCAAGGCAGGCGGGACGTGGAAAATTAAGAAGGCTTTTCCCTATAAAACGGGACCGACGAGGATGGGATTCGAACCCACGCGTGCAAAGCACAATGGATTAGCAGTCCATCGCCTTAACCACTCGGCCACCTCGTCCCACACAGGAAGCCTCTTTCCACATTCCCATATCTCTCATCTCACGCGCACCTCCTGCACGCTTCCATCCACGTTCTAGTACCCACCTGGAAAAGTTCAGAGGAATAAGAAACATTaacaaaggtttttaaaatttcctctcCAAGGACTTCAATCGGGAACCACGCCATCGTTGACTGAGTCACAGCTGAGCTCTGCACGGGTTCCACTTCCCGCAGCCCGGCGAGCGCACTGGGGTTTCCGGACGCGCTTGTCCTGGGGGTCTGCGTCCCGATCCCACGGGAGAGGTCTGCGGCCAGGGGTCCGCGGCCGCACGAACGTGATCGCAGTTAGGTTCGGCGTTTGCAAAGCGCGCGCAGAACAGCGACCGCTGCAGTAGCTCCTCCTCTCTCACAGAGGGCGAGCTGGCCCGCACCTAGGTGGAGGCGAGCGGGCCGAGGGCGGGGTTGAGCGCTGGGCTCGGCTGGCCTCGGCTGGCCTCGGCTGCGTTCGGCAGGCTGCGGTAAAACTGGGCTTGTGGTGGCTGGCAGAGGATACGGCCCGGTGGTCCCCGTTTCGCACCGGGAGCCCCGAGAGCCATGCAAATGTCCTACGCCATCCGATGCGCCTTCTACCAGCTGCTGCTGGCTGCCCTCATGTTGGTGGCAATGCTGCAGCTGCTCTACCTGTCGCTGCTCTCCGGACTGCAcgggcaggaggagcaggaacaGTATTTCGAGTTCTTCCCGCCGTCCCCGCGATCCGTGGACCAGGTAAAGTCTCAACTCCGCACCGCTCTGGCCTCTGGAGGCGTTCTGGATGCCAGCGGCGATTATCGCGTCTACAGGGGTCTACTGAAGACCACCGTGGACCCCAACGATGTCGTCTTAGCCACGCATGCTAGCGTGGACAACCTGCTGCACCTGTCCGGACTTCTGGAGCGCTGGGAGGGCCCACTGTCGGTATCAGTGTTCGCAGCCACCAAAGAGGAGGCACAGCTGGCCACGGTGCTGGCCTATGCACTGAGTAGCCACTGTCCTGAGATGCGTGCCAGGGTCGCCATGCACCTCGTGTGCCCCTCGCGTTATGAGGCTGCTGTGCCCGACCCCCGGGAGCCTGGGGAATTTGCCCTGCTGCGGTCCTGCCAGGAGGTCTTTGACAAGCTAGCCAGGGTGGCCCAGCCCGGGATTAATTATGCACTGGGTACCAACATCTCCTACCCCAATAACTTGTTACGGAATCTGGCTCGAGAAGAGGCCAACTATGCCCTGGTAATTGATGTGGACATGGTGCCCAGCGAGGGACTGTGGAGAGGCCTGAGGGAAATGTTGGATCAGAGTAACCACTGGGATGGCATGGCCCTGGTGGTGCCTGCGTTTGAAATCCGCCGAACCCGCCGGATGCCGATGAACAAGAATGAGCTAGTACAGCTCTATCAGGTGGGCGAAGTCCGGCCTTTCTATTATGGGCTATGCACGCCTTGCCATGCGCCCACCAACTACTCCCGCTGGGTCAACCTGCCAGAGGAGAGTTTGCTGAGACCTGCCTACGTGGTGCCCTGGCGGGACCCCTGGGAACCATTTTATGTGGCTGGAGGAAAGGTGCCCACCTTTGATGAGCGCTTTCGGCAGTACGGCTTCAATCGAATCAGTCAGGTGACTAAAAGGGAGAGGGCAGGTGGGACTGGGGCTGGAGGTGTGTCAGGGATGGAGTGTCCACTGATAGAAAGGAGgccaagaagcaagaggaaggTTGTTGGATGATGTAGAATTCCCGAATGGGGTGTTGGGGGTGGAGTGAAGCTTTAGGGATGACTATTTGGGCCCTGGGGATGTCTGGGGATGTCATTAAATTATTATTGtgatctctccctccctccctccctctctccctccctccctctctctctttctctctctctctctctctctctctctctctctctctctctctctctctctctctgtgtgtgtgtgtggttctctcatctctttctcttctctctctctcctatgtctgtctcttctctgtttatttctctctgtctctgtctccctcctctcctctctttctctgtctctctctatctctctcttcccccatctctgtctctcctgtctctcccctgtctcttctctccagGCCTGTGAGCTGCACGTAGCAGGATTTAATTTTGAGGTGCTGAACGAAGGTTTTCTGGTTCATAAGGGCTTCAAAGAAGCACTGAAGTTTCATCCCCAAAAGGAGGCTGAAAACCAGCGCAATAAGATCCTTTACCGCCAGTTCAAACAGGAGTTGAAGGCTAAGTACCCCAACTCTCCCCATCGATGCTGACTTCTTTCCTCCCGTGGTCTGAGAATTTTCAGCATCTGGCTCCTCAGGCCTGACTGGGGTAAGACCCCTCCACTTTACAGAGGTAGCTGTGGTTGTGGAACACTGGACTTGACTTTGGGGTGCTGGGATCAAGTCCTAGCTTTACCACTAActagctgtgtggccttgaaCAAAATCTGttacctctctgagcctccattATCCCGTCTGTAAAATGGGAGGTGAAAATACCTACCTCACAGAACTGTTGGCTCAGATGAGACGCTTTATGTGAAAACATCCTGTAAGCTTCGTACAAATGTGaactattattaatattattacagtgttactattgttattatattgttattattaacaaTGTTGGGTGGATAGCAGCAGAGCAAAATGTATGACTGAAATAAATCTGAGAATTCTGAGTACTTAATAAAACGAGCTTtttggaaagaaagatgaaaacatGAAATGCAGTGCTCAGACTGGGGTAGAAAGCTTAAGCTTCCTGGTTTTCTTCCACCTTCGCCCTTCTGAGCTCCCTGAAGGAGGAAAGGGTCTGTAGGcctcggggtgggggtggagggtaaAGTCCCAGCTCTGGACCCTCCAGTAGGTTGCCTTCGTTTGACAGTGTGTAAATACAGAGCGTTCAGACCCACAGCTGGCTCGGTTACTCTCCTGAGCTGAGGGGTTGTGGACAGGAGCATCGTATTGTCGGCGGTGGAACCTAGGCCACAGACCACGATGCTCGGGCAGGCTGGAGGCCTGGGAGACAGTGGGCCGGTTGCTATGGAGACCCGCCCGCGGTATCCCGGCATGCCTGAACTCCAGTGGCTCAATAGTAAGCTCCGCCAAGGGCGCCTCCTGATGACGCACACGGAAGCGTCGGCACCTCCTGGAGAAACGGAGACCTGAGCAGCTCCGTCCCTGAGGCCAGCGGCGGCGGCGTTTCCACCCGGTCAGACAGCTCTCGGGGAGTCTCGGACGTGAGGCCCGAGACCCCAGCCCCTACGGTGCGTATGGTCATGCCTGGCGCTAGGTTCGGCTTCCCGGGTCGGAACCAAAGCGGAGACTTAACCGGTCCGGCTCGCGCGCTGGCCTTAGGGGAGCCCGCGGTTTCCTGGCCAGCGCCGGTGAGAGTGAGGGTGGATCGTGGCTGGATGCTCCCGGAACGCCGCAGAGAAGCTGTGTTTGTTCTCTGCGTCTGTAGGGAGGAGTCTGCCCTTCCTGGAGGCTTGCTCTGGAGGTACTTAGACGTCTGTAAAGAGAaattgcagccgggcggtggtggcgcacgcctttaatcccagcactcgggaggcagaggcaggcggatctctgtgagttcgaggccagcctggtctacaagagctaggtccaggacaggctctaaaaaaagctgcagagaaaccctgtctcgaaaaaccaaaaaaaaaaaaaaaaaaaaaagagaaattgcaTATGCACCGCGCTCTTTACAGTGTTCCTCTTCCACTTCTTTACGACCTTCGGCAATGGTATATCCGCCCTGTTTGTACCTGGGTTAAGGAGAGACGGTTATGACTTCATTCAACGAAGTCAGAATCAGAGTCAGCTGAGAGAAGGATATCTTTAAGACTTGACGCTGCATCTAAGAAAGGACATACACTTAACAGTGAAAAGGGATTGGCAGCGCGGGGATCTGAGACCAGAGAAGGGGACCGGTCAGGCTGATTTGGAGACCTGGGTTTTCAGAGCAGGAGGAAATGCTACAGGCCCTTCACTATAATTAGTTGAATGGGTAGCCACCGCTGTAAGTAGGGTTACCatgaagaaaa
It contains:
- the B4gat1 gene encoding beta-1,4-glucuronyltransferase 1, with translation MQMSYAIRCAFYQLLLAALMLVAMLQLLYLSLLSGLHGQEEQEQYFEFFPPSPRSVDQVKSQLRTALASGGVLDASGDYRVYRGLLKTTVDPNDVVLATHASVDNLLHLSGLLERWEGPLSVSVFAATKEEAQLATVLAYALSSHCPEMRARVAMHLVCPSRYEAAVPDPREPGEFALLRSCQEVFDKLARVAQPGINYALGTNISYPNNLLRNLAREEANYALVIDVDMVPSEGLWRGLREMLDQSNHWDGMALVVPAFEIRRTRRMPMNKNELVQLYQVGEVRPFYYGLCTPCHAPTNYSRWVNLPEESLLRPAYVVPWRDPWEPFYVAGGKVPTFDERFRQYGFNRISQACELHVAGFNFEVLNEGFLVHKGFKEALKFHPQKEAENQRNKILYRQFKQELKAKYPNSPHRC